Genomic window (Sediminispirochaeta smaragdinae DSM 11293):
TATTCCGCCAAGACGTTCCTGGGCCTCTTGTGCATTCAGCAGAAGCCCTGATGCAAGGGCCTCTTCCCAACGAAGGCCGAAACTTCCCCGAAAGGCCTCCCTGGCATCTTCTGATAGTGTATAATCGGCAGGGTTGCGCTCGACCGCGGTTCCGGCAATGGCGAAATAGTGTCTATCGATGGTCCTCTCTGCCGCAATGGTGGTCCCTCGTACCGAAACCGGCTCAGAGAGGCATACCCCCCATCCATCGAGGAATTTCACGACAAAATCGACAACCTTGGGCTTGGCTGCATCGGGTTTGATAAATATCAGGGCCTTATTATCCATGGATCTCTCCTTTTCGATATTCACGAAGGTCGATAATCGAACCGCTTTCCAAGCTAGTATCGTTGATGATTTTCATGAGCCAGGAAGCGGTCTCATGAGGATCATCAAGCTTCCCATCCTCATGATAGCGCACAAAGGCGTCACGATCGGGGAATTGCTGGGGATCACTCCTTCGCACCACTTCCTGCATCCGCGTGTCTATGATCCCCGGAGCCACAGCCAGAGAAAGAAAAGGATACGCTTCCTCCTTCTGCTCCAGGGCAACGGTTCTTGCAAACATTGCAAGGCCGGCCTTACCGGCACAGTAGGCGCTCCAGCCTTGATAGGGACGATGCGCCGCACCACTGATAATCTGAAGAGCAAGCTTTCTGCCTGATATGGCGGCCCGGGCGGCGGCGGCGATACAGAGTGAAGTCAATCGCATCGGAGCGAGCAGATTGACCCTCATGTGGTGCTCGACCGCTGCCGTAGAGTTATAGCCAGCGGGGCCGACAGGTTCAAGAACACCGGCATTATTAATTAACACCAATTCCTCGCAGTGTGCCGCATCTATCCCTCTGAAGATGCGGTCGACAAGGTCGTCAATTTCTGCAGTCTTAGAAAGATCAAAACGTATATCGTTAACAACGGCACCACTATTTCCCACAAACTTCGAGACCTCCTCGCTTCCTCCACGGCTGATGCAAAAAAGCATCGTACCGTTTCCATCGGATGCCGCAGCCTTGGCAAGGTCCTCTCCGATTCCTCTGCTGGTACCGGTAATGATGTAATAGCGCACGTGTAACCTCCTTAACCGTACCGCCCATGGTAAAAGATTGCTCAATCAGAGGCAAGCAGGTCGCGCATCCACCGCCCAACATTGGAAATGGTTTCGAGTCCTTCGGCTCCATCGGCTCCCGGACCTGCGACGAGGAGGGGAACAAGATGATCGGTATGATTTTTTCGTTCCATCGATTCGAGATTACCGTGATCCGAGGTGATAAGAACCAAAAGATCCTCGCCTTCGGCCGATGTTTCAAGAAGCAAAGACAGAAAGCGATCAAGCGTTTCTACGACGGACTGCGCCTCCTCAAAACTTCCCCGATGGCCTATGTGATCGCTGAGCCAATACTCGAAAAGGGTAAAACGGGCCGACTTGGCCAAAACAAGGAGACGATCGGCGGCCGCTTCCGGACTAAGAAGGGGGATTTCCCCATAACCGAGTTCTTTTTGCCATCCCAATCCGGTGATGTCGGAGGAGAGGGCTCTGCCGGCCACAAGATCCTGGTAATCGGGAAGCCTGCCGCCGATATCGAGAAAGGCCTGCTGGAGAGAGCTGGGAATCCGCCGTCCGGAGGCAAGGGCCTGAAAAAAGGAATCGGGAAAGGCAACAGCGAAGCGGCACTCGCCTCCGGCAGCCTTGGCCGCGGAAAAAAGCGTTCCCCTGCCAATCACCTCTCGCACCCTGCTGTTCGGACGAGGACCCCAATGCCTGCCGATTTCCTGCTGGCAGTTGATACCGGTAATAAGAGAACACTGACCGGTGGCGCTCTGGGGCAGTCCCGGTACACCCATAATCGGATCGATATGGCCGAGCAACAATTGACGGCGAAGCAGAATGGTACCGGGAGGCTCCCCTACCATACCGAAATTCCATCCCTCTCCCAGAAGTGCATCGAGTTTCGGAGTCATAGCCACAAAGGGATTATGGGCGAGATCCCGACGACCGATGCCTAGCCCATCGAGAAAGACAAAAAGGAGAGACTTAGGCGTCATCGCTCCCCCCGGGAAGGAAGGCCTCGAAGAATCGGGAATCAAAGCCCTTACGGGGTAGAAGGCTGCGACCGTAGAGGTGTAAGAGAAGCCTGCCCACCCGATGGTAGGCAAAGGAACGGGCCATATCAACAACCCCCTGCCCGGCAATAGGAACGGCAAGGGTGACGGCAAAGCCGGTGATGCCACTTCCCGTACGTATCACCCGTCCCAACCGCCGGACTCGGCGACTTGCCCTCCAGGCCCTCCAACCACTTTGAAAGCCCTTGGCCGCGAAACGTAGAGAATCATCTTCAATCAAACCCTTCGCGGTAATGACAACGTTGAGAGAAATTCCTCCAAGGGTTTGAGGCAGCCCCGGAATTTGGTAGAGGCGATAAAAGGTGAGAAGAAGTGCAAGATAGCCGCTCTCTATGAGATCCCCGGGGCGGAGGTTCAACTCTGGTCGTCCATGGCCAGGGTAAAAGGCGCTTCCGACCGCTTCGGCAAGTTCCTTCATCCGCTGCACATCCTCTATGGCAGGTGCCCCTGAATCAACGATCCGAACCAAGACCTGCCTTCCCGAATGGAAAAGACGGCGGGCTATCCGTAAAAGAAACTCACCAAAGGAGTCGATGCTGTCGTGGCGGTCCAAGGCCGAGGCCTCCCTACGCAGGGTGACCCTGTCGGGGTCGATCTTCCATGCTGCAAGAAGCTGTCGATAGCGACGAAGGGCAGTAAGATAGCGCGTATCGGCCTGCATCTCCGGATCATTTTCCTGTAAAAGAGACTCGGCCATTTTTCCCCAGGCAAAAACCTGCTTTCGGTTGACCCTTCCGGAGCGTTCGGCTATCAGACTCTCTTTATCACAGTAGAGATGGAGGAGATAGTATCCAAAGCGGATCAATAGCTCACTGTAATAAAACCTGCTGAATCCCTCCAGAAGGCCGATAAGCAAAAAGCTCCGTATGATGGTAAGGATAAGAACCGGCGCTCCAAGAAAGGGAAGGAGCAGGAGTCGAAACAGAGGGCCGACAAGCCGCAGGGAGGCTGCCTTTCGCACCGGAGCAAGATTGTAGAAGCGGCGCCGCCACCTGTCCACGGTGCCGTAGCGGTAAAACCATTTCAACGGTAAAGAAGAGAGGAGCCGGAACCAGCCCTTAGCCCCATACTTTTTCACAAGATCTCCGTAGGCGAAAAGGCCGCTCTCAAGCAATCTGCGGATGGAAAAATTCAAGCGGAGTTCCCCATCAGGGCCCGCATCGGGATAATAGATCCTGCCGACAAGTAACATCAGCTCCTTGGCGTCATCAAGCGGCCTGGGGCGAAAGGGCTGGGTAGGTCTGAGCCGGGCCTTCACAAAGTCGATGATTCGGTCCACCGCTTCGGCCTCTTTCGGCTCCGACCAGCCGTCACGGATATATTCCAGCTCCTCGGGAAGGTGCCGGGAACTCAGACGCCAAAAGATCAGCGGAGTAAGTACAAAGCGGATCACAAGGGGGTAGACCACAAGGGGAATGGCCAGATAAAGCAGAAGATCACCCATAGAAGTACTGTAGTACCTTTGACACCGTTGTTCTATGCTCGTACAATCGAACGCCATGAAACGGATCGTATCGCCAGGAAGAATTTCCGGAAGCCTCAAAATCCCCGGATCAAAGAGCCACACCATACGGGCCCTGCTCATTGCAAGCGCCGCACAGGGTCGCTCGATCATCCAGGATCCCCTCGATTCTTCGGATACACGGGCAGCTCTTTCCCTCTGCCGCAGTCTGGGAGCCCGTGTGACGGAAGAGCAGGGAAGATGGATTGTAGAGGGTACCGGCGGTGCCATGAATCAGGCACATATCGATGTGGGAAACAGTGGGACCTCTCTCTTCCTTGCGGCGGCCGTTGCCGCGGCATCGGACAAGGCGGTGAGCTTCGATGGGGATGAACAGATTCGACGGAGAAGTGCCGCTCCTCTTCTCGATGCGCTGAGAGGATTGGGCGCCGAAATCATCGAATCGGGGGAGGCCGGTTGCGCTCCCTTCACGGTGAAAGGCCCCTTACAGGGAGGAAAAGTATCCATCGCATGCCCCACAAGCCAGTACCTCTCCGCCCTCCTTTTGGCAGCCCCTCTTACCCCTTCGGGCAGCAGCACAGAGATTGAGGTATCCCTACTCTACGAGCGTCCCTATGTCGAGATGACCCTCAAATGGCTCGACGACCAGGGAATCGAATACCAGAGGCGGGGCTTAGAGTGGTTTCTGGTCCCAGGAGGGCAGCACTACAAGCCCTTCAGCGCCGCAGTTCCGGCCGACTTTTCCTCCGCCACCTTCTTTTTTTGTGCGGCGGCGATCACCGGCGACAAGCTATTTCTTAAAGGGCTTGATCCCACGGATATTCAGGGTGACAAGATGGTTCTTCCCATCCTGGAGAAGATGGGATGTCGTGTTAGTCCCAAAGATGGGGGAATCGAAATCCAAGGCCCCGAAGAGGGACTTTCCGGCGGTACCTTCGATCTGAATTCCATCCCCGACGCCCTCCCTGCCCTGGCGGCGACCGCCTGTTTTGCAAAGGGAGAAACACAGCTGACCAATGTACCACAGGCCCGGATTAAAGAGACCGATCGTATCGCCGTCATGGCCCAGGAACTGACAGGCATAGGTGCCGAGATTAGGGAACTGGAAGATGGGTTGCTTATTTCGGGCAGAGGGCCCAAGGGGCTTTCGGGAGGCAACGTCCGAGGTCACGGCGACCACCGGGTGATCATGGCCGAGGCCATTGCAGCCCTGGGCGCACGGGAAGAGGTGATTATCGACGATGATGGGGCGGTGGCCGTCACCTTTCCGAACTTCTTTTCCCTCCTCGATTCAATACGCAAAGTGTGATAGAATTTCGGCTATGAAACAAAAATTCTACGATCTGAGAAGCGACACCATCACCCTTCCCACCCGGGACATGCGAAAGGCGATGTACCGTGCAGATGTCGGCGATGATGTCTATGGTGAGGACCCCACGGTCATCAAGCTCCAGGAGCTTGCGGCCAAAATCACCGGAAA
Coding sequences:
- a CDS encoding metalloenzyme domain-containing protein, with product MTPKSLLFVFLDGLGIGRRDLAHNPFVAMTPKLDALLGEGWNFGMVGEPPGTILLRRQLLLGHIDPIMGVPGLPQSATGQCSLITGINCQQEIGRHWGPRPNSRVREVIGRGTLFSAAKAAGGECRFAVAFPDSFFQALASGRRIPSSLQQAFLDIGGRLPDYQDLVAGRALSSDITGLGWQKELGYGEIPLLSPEAAADRLLVLAKSARFTLFEYWLSDHIGHRGSFEEAQSVVETLDRFLSLLLETSAEGEDLLVLITSDHGNLESMERKNHTDHLVPLLVAGPGADGAEGLETISNVGRWMRDLLASD
- a CDS encoding SDR family NAD(P)-dependent oxidoreductase; amino-acid sequence: MRYYIITGTSRGIGEDLAKAAASDGNGTMLFCISRGGSEEVSKFVGNSGAVVNDIRFDLSKTAEIDDLVDRIFRGIDAAHCEELVLINNAGVLEPVGPAGYNSTAAVEHHMRVNLLAPMRLTSLCIAAAARAAISGRKLALQIISGAAHRPYQGWSAYCAGKAGLAMFARTVALEQKEEAYPFLSLAVAPGIIDTRMQEVVRRSDPQQFPDRDAFVRYHEDGKLDDPHETASWLMKIINDTSLESGSIIDLREYRKGEIHG
- the aroA gene encoding 3-phosphoshikimate 1-carboxyvinyltransferase, translating into MLVQSNAMKRIVSPGRISGSLKIPGSKSHTIRALLIASAAQGRSIIQDPLDSSDTRAALSLCRSLGARVTEEQGRWIVEGTGGAMNQAHIDVGNSGTSLFLAAAVAAASDKAVSFDGDEQIRRRSAAPLLDALRGLGAEIIESGEAGCAPFTVKGPLQGGKVSIACPTSQYLSALLLAAPLTPSGSSTEIEVSLLYERPYVEMTLKWLDDQGIEYQRRGLEWFLVPGGQHYKPFSAAVPADFSSATFFFCAAAITGDKLFLKGLDPTDIQGDKMVLPILEKMGCRVSPKDGGIEIQGPEEGLSGGTFDLNSIPDALPALAATACFAKGETQLTNVPQARIKETDRIAVMAQELTGIGAEIRELEDGLLISGRGPKGLSGGNVRGHGDHRVIMAEAIAALGAREEVIIDDDGAVAVTFPNFFSLLDSIRKV